tgtagctgtttgatgctcttttgggggattcctgtcagaagaccattgcaatagtccagtctgctggagataaaagcatggacgcTAGGAGCTGTGCTAGCTGCTGCTAACCTGTCATATGCACAGTGGGTGTTTTCCCTCACAGTCGTGTCCTGCTCATCACCAATGAGCCAACGGAACCTGGGGTCACTCCTCAAGCGCACGGCCCTCCAGCCCTTGATTGTCACGTAGCTACAGCCGGCATTCAGGTCTCCTAAGATCATCACATTCTGGGATGTAGACGGAGAACATATGTGAACAAGACGTAGAGAGATAACTGGCTAAAAAAACGATGACCATGTGTCTAACCTACTTCAGTCTTCCACTTCTTGTAAAGCCATTTGAAGACAGAATAAAGTTCATCCATCTCCTTCATGGCAGTCTTGGGACTCGTGTGCTGTCCAATCAAGACAAAATCCTTCACCACTGAAACAAGAGTAATCAATTTAAATTAAGTCAGAACTGTTTATAAAGGGATATTAAACAGACACTTTCATTGTTTAGCATGTTTAATCCTATCTTTGTTGGGTCTGTTTTCTTCACTCTGGTATTATTCTCCTCTTTAAGAGTTCTGCCCAGgaagtaatattttcactggtgtttgtttgtttgctggaTTACATTAAAGGTACTCTACggattttgaaaacatttcgtccaggcctttaaagtgtgaatgatcatggtaccatgaccaGGAGCACTGCTCCAGATAACTGAATATCTGTCAAAGAGAATATTTGGTGCTTCGGCAGAGGTTTTGCACGCTCTGAATGCTCTTGTTTGATATAATATGAATTGTTTTTTATGATTAAAGCACCTTGTCTCCCTTCTGAACTGTGCTGGGCTGATCGCTTTATCTGTTCGGTCTTAAAATTAAagttactgtatgtttttaataatgttaataatctGAGCGTCTAAAATCTATAGACATCTTCTCACGTGTGGTCGGCGAGTGAATGCGGACGATAAAAGGCTCCCTGGCGAAAACGTCTGTTTCGTTGTTCTCTTCTCCACCAGCTTTAGGATACTGATAAAGCTCCTTAACTTTTAACATATTGTTTCTGTGGATGATAGAGAAGTTGATTTGAAAGGCATTGCTCTTTGGGACTTAAGTTGAAGTTGTTTGATGCACAGCACGAGTTACCTGTAAATGTACACATACTGCTCCTTATACGTCTTCCTTCCCAGTCTTTCACTCTCCACATAAGAGTAGGTGTTGGATTGATCAAATCTGCAAATAACAGGTTGAGCTGAAATGTCTGTTGAAATCTCTGTTtaacaagtaacaaagtatcTGTTTAAGAATGCACAtcagggtcggggtcaattacaatcacgttttcaattattccttttcaattacaactcaattatggttactgtgactgacattttttccaattacaattaaaattacaattattattttacccctGAAAGTTACAAGTTACTGAATTGATGTTACAAGTTACTGAATTTCTAATTCAATTAATCTcacttactgagcctttaataaataagcccgtaaaaagtaacttttctctcgtgttagctttctgttagctgATCTCtgatgataacgggtcagttttgacctacagtatgtcttaaatcagcagtaaaatacactcaaaaatattatctatcatccaattagtttttcatctctttgttcaatgaaaaatattggtattaatattttgtagtgttttttCTCTCAGTATACTCCTAGatttcaattgtttttaaatggtaaaatgatcctcaagagaactgacagataAACTctatatgaaacatattctaTTGAATATTAACTACGGATGTGTGTAAGCcattgaactgtaacatggttccataGATTTTGTTTAACTAATTTGTCATTGACAGTTTTTCTaaaatttccatgacaattacaattacaacgtcaattatctgaattctaccccaaccctgatgcacATTGATACCTGTTGAGGTCTTTGACCAGTGATTGTATTGCTTCTCCTTTCTGGTCTCGGACCTCCTGAATCAGACAGAGGTCACAGCGAGACAGAATCTTGGgagttaaacaaaaaaaaaaaacaaaacatcattaGTTGTTCAATTGTGTGTCACTCTTACAATGGTTAGAACGAACTGAACCATACCTTCATCAGAATCCCCATCACCCGCCTGTTGTTTGCTTTTGATTCCCCAAAGCTTTGAACATTAAAAGCACAGATTTTCAGAGCTGATGTGACGCTCAGGGCACACAGACCCACAACCAGCAGCAGCTCTGCAGTCCTCATGGTGTAAAGATGAATTTCTCTGAAAGTTTTCAGGTtaggcaggaaaa
This portion of the Gouania willdenowi chromosome 7, fGouWil2.1, whole genome shotgun sequence genome encodes:
- the dnase1l1l gene encoding deoxyribonuclease I-like 1-like: MRTAELLLVVGLCALSVTSALKICAFNVQSFGESKANNRRVMGILMKILSRCDLCLIQEVRDQKGEAIQSLVKDLNRFDQSNTYSYVESERLGRKTYKEQYVYIYRNNMLKVKELYQYPKAGGEENNETDVFAREPFIVRIHSPTTLVKDFVLIGQHTSPKTAMKEMDELYSVFKWLYKKWKTENVMILGDLNAGCSYVTIKGWRAVRLRSDPRFRWLIGDEQDTTVRENTHCAYDRIIVHGREIISSIETGSAQPFNFKERYQLTEAEALEVSDHFPVEVDLKPNHRYLLRHEL